Genomic segment of Vitis riparia cultivar Riparia Gloire de Montpellier isolate 1030 chromosome 19, EGFV_Vit.rip_1.0, whole genome shotgun sequence:
AAtggttccaaaaaaattatcaaagatataataaaaattatagaaaaataaacataaaaaattcaaaatcataaggaaaatggttttctttaattttaaaaatgaaattaaacataattaaaattagttagagaATCATgtatttttagattatttaatctctatataaaaaattaaaataaattaaataagtttaaaataatatatataaaaatgatttattaacatttaaatttatgttttatttttatttttttttcctttctcttattttttttttattagaaatcaaatatagcttaaaaaaaattaaaaataacaacttAATGCTAACACTATTAAATACTGTTTAAACTTAGCTtacattcaattttatttagattaaaaaaaaaaaaaaacacacgtCAGACTACAAGATGTAcagatgaaaattttgacttgcAGAAATTGAGTTTTGTGCACGTGTTACTTTTGTAGCACATGGGGTGACCTTTTTAAGGCTATGTTGGATTCTGCAActatcaagaaagaaaaaaaatattaaaaaaaaaaaaaaaaaaaagagaaagattttgtatatttgaatttattatgaaaaatataaaaataaataaatagtattttaaaattatttaaaatttacatataaaaaattaaattaaataaatttaaaataatatataaaataatttattaattttaaatatatacttttaaatctttctttttttccttatacATATCCGGATAACCAACCACACACGACCTAAATTTGGGAGAAAGTGGTTAGACATTCCCCAACAAAACCATAGTTGGGGTAAGATCGAAGCCAAACCCACGAAGGTTTCTTACAAACATTAGGtgaaaaagcaaaagcaaaagcaaactAAACCTCATCGTGGTCTCCACCCACCACCACCATGCCTCATCTTCTAAGTGTACACATTTCATATTTCAATACTCGTTTTGGTGAGCAAATTCTGCCGACCTCTGGTGGGTATCGATATTCAATCTTCATTAAGTCTTGATTGAAAAGTGGTGCGTGAGAGAGACAAAATTGAAGACCAATACATCAAGTTTGTTTAATATTTTGGGTCTGCATAAATGTCGAAGTGATAAGGTCAGAAGGGCTACAAAAATAAGTCAATGTGGAGTTGGGCTACTCGTCATTCAACAAATTTGAGAGCTTTCCCACTTTCCACTTCCCCAACTTCCCTACTTCTTCTCTTGGTGATTAGGAAGAAACGTTTGGGAAACATTCAGCTTTACTAAATTAATATAAAGTTTGGTACTCAAATTAAGATATGGATTCCGTGGATTTGGGTGTTCTTCTTCcatgaattttcctttttctatcaaaattaGAAGAAGTTGTTTTATATGGGAGGAGAAGCTTTTAACGATTATAGGTTGGGTTTGGTTGATAAAAGGTATTAAAGAAcgttcattataaaaaaaaattacgataaataaatatgattaaaattagttaaaattttatatatttttaaattatttaatacttatataattgaaaaaaataagtgaaataaatttaaagaaatatgtaaaaataatttattattgatataACTAAACCATAAATTTCATACATATTATATAACATGGGAATataataaatcttttattttattttatttttgcttagATAGTGAATGTTTACTTGTACTAATCATTGATATtacaaatgttatttttttgtttcagtcCATAATCCATATGAATCGTATAAACACCTTAGTACATACTCCTTGATGTAATGACACCCTTGAAAAGTAGAGGATTTTGTGacattttttattggtttttgtttcattcaaagtaaagtatTGAAACTTTCTCAGTAATAAGAATATTCTTTATGAGTAGGGTTTGCATTGATATGAATTAtgagatgatttttttatggTAGCTCGGAATTCCTCCTTAGAGAAGGAAGTTTTTTCGAATTGAGATTTGAGGCTACCATAGCTATTACCCTAGTggagttttttaattttttttactttttctattatttttatttttatttccttgcaTTTCCTCTCTAgttttccaaaaaaacaaacataatttaaagTCCTGAGAGTCAAAAGAATATTAACACAAGTTATCACCTTATAAATTTGCGTTGACAAGTAAGTTTGTCTCTACATGGAACAAAAGGTTTTAAAAGATAGGGTTGTGTACTTGTGtacaaaaggaagaaaattaatttaagagaaaggaaaaacgTTAGGCACGAAAAGCATAGGTTTAATAGTCCAAGAATTTCCACAATTTATTTTGTGACAGGACCATAGCCccaataatttgattattttaaagcAAACAAGTCGGTAAGTCGTGAAAATTTTCTTTGGGCTCTGAAAATGAAATCATATCAGCTAGGACAGGGGTGACTCACCTACAACTCTACACGACTCATCTGtattataaattcaaaattgacAGAGACTACcaaaaaaacattcaaatatAAGGGTTgataatagttttctatttttcagaagaagaagaaaaagaaaatgtatttgATAACTATGGCCTGATTCACAACTGTTTTCAACAATATGTTTTGATtctctagagagagagaaaaacatttgacactgttttttaaaacaattttcggtttttcaaaataaaaaataaaaaacatttttagtaatcagaaatctattttttgttttttgttatcaagaataaaaaataagatgttttaaaaaatatatattttaattattttcacttattttttgaaaattattttaaaaaataattctacaaacatgtataataattaaaatatattttattctctaaaatacATGTTTTGATTATATCAACAATATGTTTTGATTctctagaagaaaaaaaaaaacaaaaaatgtatttgacaattaaaaattattttctattttttatttttaagaatataaaatatgatattctaagacaacaattttttagaatttgtttagtaactgttttttaatacaattttctattttcagaagataaaataaaataaaatttgaataaggCATTTggcaaatttgttttttgttttttgttataaaaaataaataaaaaataaaatgttttcaaaaaatatattttagttgttttcacttatttcttgaaagctattttaaaaaataaatatacaaacatgtatgataattaataataaagttCTAgacataaactttttttttaaatatatttaaaaatactaaaaatagattaaaagcatttcaaattctcaataaaacttttattttataaaacattgaaaattgttctaaaaaaccataattcctaaataaaaaaaaaaaaactgtttttattttttatttataaaaatagaaaacatcatgttttcattggttttcaattattttgattattttataaaataattatataaatataaagaataattaaaaatcaagcaTTAAACATAAATTTAGGTCTCGGATAGAGTTGTGATTAATAAAATCAAGGTACATAAATGaagatatgaaataataaatataaaataatacaatttaaatAGCGAAATAACACGACATCTGAACCGCAAACTAAATATGAACTGGACGTATAAACTCTCCGTTCGACTGATTTATAGAACTCAGCCCAAAAAGTTGAAATTCTAATGATGCATGAAGCATAAAAATTGTTacattttgatttcttagtACTTAAGCATATTTTTCCACACAACACTACAAATGAGATACTGACAGAATCCAAAAACTTGTCAGGATCGAGAAATAGGGGGATGGTCACTTGGTCGCTACCCATGCATTTGATGCAAAACGACACCATTTTGATGCTTAGTGGGTAAGGCTTATGGCTCTACTACACACCTGTGACGTAGACATTTtgatctaattattaaatttgaatttatttttaaaatatccttttgatggtttattttaatttgacgGACGAtgtgatatttttgtttttttgttttttattttattttaatagagaATTAACGGtaaccttgaaaaaaaattaaggattttaataatttcgaggattaatttcattcatcctAAATATAATTCCTAAGACTTGTTGCAAAACCCGATGTCAAAATTGATGAACCTCATAAATCGATTTTTATGGAcataaaaaactttatattaaattattatggtgctgaaaaataatttcaggAATTCAACGGAAAGATGATTCCTTTTGGTGACGactattattaataataatgtgtgaagacaaaaaaaagggaagaaatgaaattaaccaCCATAGGTTAAAGCTGAGGATGCAATtacccttattattattattagtacaCACTGAAAATAGCACAGCTGGGACTTCCAACGGTCCAATTTATTACGCATCTCGATGCTTTCTCCAAGGTACCATCGTCATGCATAATTAGAAATGGATTTTATCAAATACACCTGAGTTCCATCACTTACGATGCACCTCCATCTGATCCAACTCCTTGAGGACTCGATTCTGGCAATGTGTAAGCCTTGGAACACGTGGACGGATGGTAGGGAGGGAGAACGGCATGCGTGATGAGGTTGAGGAGTACGGTGAAATTTTGGGGACGGGGAGGACAGTCGTGAAAACGGTCGAGTTTGTGGGTCCGCAAGTCGCGCTGTTGAAAAAAGACTAGGAATAGGAGCCGTTAGATTTGGATATTTCCACTCCAAAGTAGTCACGTTGATGCGTGGGACCCATCAGTTTCCGGCGCCTACAACTCCGATCGTGaccttctttccttttcccaCTCGTTTTTCCACTATCTCCACTCTCTCGTGTCTCTCTCAGTCCAGTATTTATATCTATAGACGAATACAGAGATCATCCCCCGGGTCgctctctccttctctctctcattttcttgctctgtttttctagAACTAGAGCATGGCAATCCTCATCTTCGCATTTCTCTTTCTACTATCATTCTCTTCACCTTCAGGTTTAGTTTCGACCTTCAACTCTCTCTCTGTTTCTTTCTGCGTTTTTTGTTTGTATTTAATGATTTGCCTTTTGCAGAGGGAGGTGGTTCAGTTGCAGTCAACTATGGGCGCATTGCGAATGATCTCCCACAACCAGCCCAAGTGGTGGAGCTTCTCAAGGCACAAGGGATCAATAAAGTGAAACTTTTCGACGCCGACTCTACGGTCCTCACTGCCCTCGCTAACTCCGGCGTAAGCGTCGTCGTTGCACTTCCTAATGAACTCCTCTCCTCAGCCGCCGCCACAGATGGATCCTTCTCCGAAAAATGGGTCCAAACTAACATCGCCCAGTATCACCCCAGCACTCAAATCGAAGCCATTGCCGTTGGCAACGAAGTCTTCGTCGACCCCAATAACACAACTCAGTTCTTGGTGCCCGCCATGAACAATGTTTACAAATCACTCGTGAAACACAACCTCTCATCCATCAAAATCTCTTCTCCCGTAGCGCTCAGTGCTCTGAATTCTTCTTACCCACCCTCAGCTGGGGTGTTCAAGCCTGAGTTAATTGAAACGGTGATGAAGCCCATGTTGGAATTTCTCCGCAAGACCTCATCGTATCTCATGGTTAATGCGTACCCGTTCTTCGCCTACTCTGCCAACTCCGACGTTATTTCCCTCGACTACGCTCTCTTCAGGGCCGTGAACGCCAACGTGACCGATCCTGGTAACGGGTTGAGCTACTCCAGCCTCTTCGAAGCCCAACTCGACGCCGTTTATGCAGCCATGTCCAATATCCAATACAACGACATTCCGGTGGTGGTGACCGAGACTGGCTGGCCTTCCAAGGGCGACGAGAACGAAATCGGAGCCAGCACAGACAACGCCGCCGCATACAACGGTAATCTCATCAAACGAGTGCTCACCGGCGGTGGCACTCCGTTGCGGCCAAACGAACCACTCAACGTTTACCTATTTGCGCTGTTCAACGAGAACCAAAAAACAGGTCCCACATCGGAGAGAAACTATGGCTTGTTCTATCCGAACAAAGAGAAGGTTTATAATATTCCATTAACCATGGAGGCTTTGAAGGCTCCTGGGTCAACGCCGAATAACGGTAGCAAGGTTCAGGTGACTTCACCTCCAACGGCTTCCGGAGAAGTAACCAC
This window contains:
- the LOC117909564 gene encoding glucan endo-1,3-beta-glucosidase 12-like — translated: MAILIFAFLFLLSFSSPSEGGGSVAVNYGRIANDLPQPAQVVELLKAQGINKVKLFDADSTVLTALANSGVSVVVALPNELLSSAAATDGSFSEKWVQTNIAQYHPSTQIEAIAVGNEVFVDPNNTTQFLVPAMNNVYKSLVKHNLSSIKISSPVALSALNSSYPPSAGVFKPELIETVMKPMLEFLRKTSSYLMVNAYPFFAYSANSDVISLDYALFRAVNANVTDPGNGLSYSSLFEAQLDAVYAAMSNIQYNDIPVVVTETGWPSKGDENEIGASTDNAAAYNGNLIKRVLTGGGTPLRPNEPLNVYLFALFNENQKTGPTSERNYGLFYPNKEKVYNIPLTMEALKAPGSTPNNGSKVQVTSPPTASGEVTTAAVGQTWCVANGEAGAEKLQAGLDYACGEGGADCRPIQKGSTCYNPNTLEAHASYAFNSYYQKNTRGAGTCNFGGAAHVVTQTPKFGNCEFPTGY